One window of Chloroflexus aggregans DSM 9485 genomic DNA carries:
- a CDS encoding isoaspartyl peptidase/L-asparaginase family protein, whose product MTTESLIALIVHGGAWAIPDDQVAAHIAGCEAARAAGWQCLQRGGSALDAVEAAVRVMEDDPIFDAGTGSVLNSAGMVELDAAVMDGRTLRYGAVAGVRQIRNPITLARHVLTGPATMLVGPGAEVFAVSVGMTLCTNEELIVERERRLWLEWQARGAPPPSATDAHDTVGAIALDRAGNLVAANSTGGTPFKLPGRVGDTPLIGCGLYATPVGAAVCTGWGESITRVALARRVVELLEAGIAPQEAAERGIRLLGELVPDGRGGVIVLTADGSVGLAWNTPRMAHAYIDGRGVAHSGV is encoded by the coding sequence GTGACAACAGAGTCGTTGATCGCACTGATCGTGCATGGTGGAGCATGGGCAATCCCCGATGACCAGGTGGCGGCGCATATCGCCGGGTGCGAGGCGGCGCGAGCCGCCGGCTGGCAATGTTTGCAGCGCGGTGGCAGCGCGCTCGATGCAGTCGAGGCGGCGGTGCGGGTGATGGAAGATGATCCGATCTTCGATGCCGGCACCGGTTCGGTGCTCAATAGCGCCGGTATGGTCGAACTTGACGCGGCGGTGATGGATGGGCGCACCCTTCGTTATGGTGCTGTGGCCGGGGTGCGCCAGATTCGCAACCCGATCACGTTGGCCCGCCACGTGCTCACCGGCCCGGCGACGATGCTGGTCGGTCCCGGTGCGGAAGTGTTTGCCGTGTCTGTTGGAATGACGCTGTGTACCAATGAAGAGCTGATTGTTGAGCGTGAGCGACGTTTGTGGTTAGAGTGGCAGGCCAGGGGTGCGCCTCCTCCCTCTGCGACCGATGCGCACGATACGGTGGGTGCGATTGCGCTCGATCGGGCTGGGAATCTGGTCGCCGCTAATTCGACCGGTGGTACGCCCTTTAAGCTGCCGGGCCGGGTTGGTGATACGCCGCTTATTGGATGTGGACTATACGCGACGCCGGTAGGTGCAGCCGTTTGCACCGGCTGGGGTGAATCGATTACGCGGGTGGCGCTGGCCCGGCGAGTGGTTGAGTTGCTGGAAGCCGGAATTGCTCCCCAAGAGGCTGCTGAGCGTGGTATTCGCTTGCTCGGTGAGTTGGTGCCTGATGGACGCGGTGGCGTTATCGTCTTGACAGCGGACGGTTCGGTGGGTTTGGCGTGGAATACGCCGCGTATGGCCCATGCGTATATCGATGGGCGCGGTGTTGCTCACTCAGGGGTATAA